In Chaetodon trifascialis isolate fChaTrf1 chromosome 2, fChaTrf1.hap1, whole genome shotgun sequence, one DNA window encodes the following:
- the mogs gene encoding mannosyl-oligosaccharide glucosidase, with amino-acid sequence MGRQRKRVVTGEAAPPPRKDEKPAAFHRKEKKKKVDIGKVFINISIGLCIFSLIWFFYALYMRSSLAKRVVTLHPSPPVLDANSSSAKVSPERFWGSYRPQVYFGMKTRSPNSIVTGMMWMRQFSDMDVNLRHTCEQGDRLQSYGWLMHDGITFGVQEIRDNDFTLTTEFVKRMGGDHGGDWTWRITAKQHSSAPQAPVISLMFYAAADTQGSLEAHIEERNRLASITGFSEELGNFKISFRKPVTGELSSSKYASYNYLQTVSPGLEKLTDIVKHSLNRRFVYSPPSAEKRHYIAVDTYKPPHHQNQQKTSDTRKESDFVVYQVTVQTPFQIEVLFESGSFHNRPNQLVGSIMTQELEKRKAEFNAKFEKTFGLESKGFSQAHIKFGKAALSNMLGGMGYFYGQSVVQSAYNEYPLLYPEGALFTAVPSRSFFPRGFLWDEGFHQLLLSKWDPQVTREAIAHWIDLINIEGWIPREQILGDEARSKVPAEFVVQRNENANPPTLFLALQELIEQLSSNSEKVESQPTLPFLRRLFPRLKTWFEWYNTTQTGPLPNSYRWRGRDKDTNLFLNPKTLTSGLDDYPRASHPSADERHVDLHCWMVLSSGIMASIARLLGEPHQDYERSHRVLSDNNLLNELHWSEQHRAFSDFGNHTQAVSLQQEKVYVPPGQPRHQFPVARLVRSVRRAPKQQYVNALGYVSLFPFLLHILTPDSPKLEHIFRDMRDSSKLWTPYGLRSLSKADPLYMKRNTEHDAPYWRGPIWININYLAVRALHHYSNTDGPYREQAATLYEELRTNMINNVYRQYVETGYIWEQYNDSTGRGQGSHPFTGWSALTVLIMAEQY; translated from the exons ATGggcaggcagaggaagagggtggTGACCGGAGAAGCTGCTCCCCCTCCAAGGAAAGATGAGAAGCCCGCTGCATTTCACcgcaaagagaagaaaaagaaagtggaCATCGGCAAAGTCTTCATCAACATCTCCATTGGCCTCTGCATCTTCAGCCTGATCTGGTTCTTCTACGCCCTCTACATGCGCTCCAGTCTTGCCAAACGGGTGGTGACCCTCCACCCGTCGCCTCCTGTCCTGGATGCCAATAGCAGCAGTGCCAAGGTTTCCCCGGAGAGGTTCTGGGGTTCGTACAGGCCTCAGGTCTACTTTGGGATGAAGACCAGGAGTCCCAATTCGATTGTGACGG GCATGATGTGGATGCGTCAGTTTTCTGACATGGATGTAAACCTGAGGCACACTTGTGAGCAAGGGGATCGTTTGCAAAGCTATGGGTGGCTGATGCATGATGGGATCACCTTTGGCGTCCAGGAAATCCGAGACAACGATTTCACGCTAACCACAGAGTTTGTCAAGCGGATGGGAGGGGATCACGGAGGAGACTGGACCTGGAGGATCACTGCCAAACAGCAT AGCTCTGCTCCTCAAGCGCCAGTCATCTCGCTGATGTTCTACGCAGCGGCAGACACACAGGGATCACTGGAGGCTCACATTGAGGAGAGAAACCGCCTGGCATCCATCACTGGTTTCTCAGAGGAGCTTGGAAACTTTAAAATCTCCTTCAGAAAGCCAGTAACTGGCGAATTATCCAGTTCCAAATATGCCAG TTACAACTATCTTCAGACTGTCTCTCCTGGCTTGGAGAAGCTGACTGACATTGTGAAGCACAGTCTGAACCGCAGGTTTGTCTACAGTCCGCCCTCCGCCGAGAAGAGGCATTACATAGCTGTAGACACCTACAAGCCCCCCCACCaccaaaaccaacagaaaaCCTCTGACACGAGGAAGGAGAGCGACTTTGTGGTTTACCAGGTGACCGTCCAGACGCCGTTCCAGATCGAAGTTCTGTTTGAGTCCGGGAGCTTCCACAACCGTCCCAACCAGCTTGTGGGCTCCATCATGactcaggagctggagaagaggaaAGCTGAGTTCAACGCAAAGTTCGAGAAGACTTTTGGGCTTGAGAGCAAAGGTTTTAGCCAGGCACATATTAAGTTTGGGAAGGCGGCGCTCAGCAACATGTTGGGTGGAATGGGCTACTTCTACGGCCAGTCCGTGGTACAGTCGGCCTACAACGAATACCCGCTCCTGTACCCTGAAGGCGCTTTATTCACTGCTGTACCATCACGCTCTTTCTTTCCCAGAGGTTTCCTTTGGGATGAGGGCTttcaccagctgctgctgagtaaATGGGATCCCCAGGTGACAAGGGAGGCTATCGCTCACTGGATAGACCTGATCAATATCGAGGGCTGGATCCCCCGTGAGCAGATCCTGGGAGACGAGGCTCGCAGTAAAGTCCCAGCTGAGTTTGTAGTGCAGCGTAACGAGAATGCCAACCCACCCACTCTTTTCTTAGCTCTTCAGGAACTGATTGAACAACTCTCTTCAAATTCAGAGAAGGTAGAATCTCAACCAACCTTGCCTTTCCTCCGACGGCTCTTCCCCAGACTGAAAACCTGGTTTGAATGGTACAACACCACACAGACGGGGCCCCTACCGAACTCGTACCGCTGGCGCGGACGCGACAAGGACACTAATCTTTTCCTCAATCCCAAGACCTTGACTTCTGGGCTGGACGACTACCCTCGGGCCTCACACCCATCAGCAGATGAGCGCCACGTGGACTTGCACTGCTGGATGGTCTTATCCTCGGGCATCATGGCAAGTATAGCCCGGCTCCTGGGTGAGCCTCACCAGGACTATGAACGCTCCCACCGAGTCCTCAGTGATAACAACCTGCTGAACGAGCTCCACTGGTCAGAACAACACCGTGCTTTCAGTGACTTCGGCAACCACACCCAGGCTGTGTCCTTGCAGCAGGAGAAGGTGTACGTGCCCCCTGGACAACCCCGCCATCAGTTCCCTGTGGCACGCCTTGTGCGCTCAGTCCGCCGGGCCCCCAAGCAGCAGTATGTCAACGCTTTGGGTTATGTCAGCTTGTTCCCTTTCTTACTGCACATTCTTACGCCGGACTCTCCCAAACTAGAACATATCTTCCGTGACATGAGAGACTCCAGTAAGCTGTGGACCCCCTATGGCCTGCGTTCGCTCTCCAAGGCCGATCCACTGTACATGAAGCGAAACACAGAACACGATGCCCCATATTGGAGGGGACCCATATGGATTAACATCAACTACTTGGCAGTCAGAGCCCTGCACCACTACAGCAACACAGACGGGCCATACCGAGAGCAGGCAGCTACTCTTTATGAGGAACTCAGGACTAACATGATCAATAATGTTTATAGACAGTATGTTGAAACAGGGTATATCTGGGAACAGTACAATGACAGCACTGGCAGGGGCCAAGGAAGCCACCCGTTCACTGGCTGGTCAGCCCTCACAGTATTAATTATGGCTGAACAGTACTGA
- the LOC139336856 gene encoding E3 SUMO-protein ligase EGR2, with translation MLNNMDLNAKDSFYPQFENCNSSSLGMENSARKDNQEVYVDAERGVPAQFGHEGTPATLKTEASNSEFAFNPCECPKDTYTPSSLAYSGSFYVEASQGAPCSTETLLNMITEIVGISTLPLSEVQQSGNSRGTYPSPAPMDSSNGNFGDPGVKRQSYTCSGPSPPVYSPDQTCPRYAEDQAGSQAQDASTSQLSFCSSREPNQKKDEPKSEAASFPVVVKNEFESSCYEWGTFNKPDCLETSFQTETFPMSSDFPPEQQMDVKELLDTFPPICANPEMEFKVEGGIKQEPCFSDTCSQSYSSPLYNNYLPPPPMGLSSNLKPFPEPPQPSNQCDPLYTSPALPSTIDSILYSSLLPDSFAQSYTTRPTKPPRARKTPATSHGPAKEKPFVCPMESCDRRFSRSDELNRHIRIHTGHKPFQCRICLRSFSRSDHLTTHTRTHTGEKPFSCDVCGKRFARSDERKRHGRVHLKQKEKMEIKPQVTTGAWPFTLPEGI, from the exons ATGTTGAACAATATGGATTTGAATGCGAAAGATTCCTTTTACCCGCAGTTTGAGAATTGCAACAGTTCTTCCCTGGGAATGGAAAACAGCGCGCGGAAAGATAACCAGGAGGTGTATGTCGATGCAGAGCGGGGGGTACCTGCCCAGTTTGGCCACG AAGGAACCCCTGCAACCCTCAAAACCGAAGCTTCCAACTCGGAATTTGCTTTTAACCCATGCGAGTGCCCAAAAGACACCTACACCCCCTCCTCGCTCGCCTACTCTGGCAGTTTCTATGTTGAGGCATCTCAGGGAGCGCCGTGCAGCACCGAAACACTCCTCAATATGATCACTGAGATCGTGGGTATATCTACACTGCCACTTTCAGAAGTGCAACAGAGCGGCAACAGTCGGGGAACTTATCCGTCTCCTGCGCCGATGGACAGCAGCAATGGCAATTTTGGAGACCCCGGCGTCAAGAGGCAATCGTACACCTGCTCCGGACCTTCTCCCCCGGTATACTCTCCAGACCAGACGTGCCCGAGGTATGCTGAAGATCAGGCCGGCAGCCAGGCCCAAGACGCGTCCACTTCCCAGCTGAGCTTCTGCTCCTCCCGAGAGCCGAACCAGAAGAAGGACGAACCAAAGTCGGAGGCCGCTTCTTTCCCCGTCGTGGTCAAGAATGAGTTTGAAAGCAGCTGCTACGAGTGGGGAACATTTAACAAGCCAGACTGTTTGGAGACGAGTTTCCAGACAGAAACCTTCCCGATGTCAAGCGACTTCCCCCCCGAACAGCAAATGGATGTTAAGGAACTTTTAGACACGTTTCCCCCAATTTGTGCCAACCCAGAGATGGAGTTTAAAGTGGAGGGGGGTATCAAACAGGAACCATGCTTCTCTGACACCTGCTCTCAGAGCTACTCCAGCCCCCTGTACAATAATTACCTCCCCCCGCCTCCCATGGGCCTCTCCTCTAACCTGAAACCCTTCCCCGAACCTCCACAGCCATCTAACCAGTGTGATCCCTTATACACATCACCAGCTTTACCGAGCACCATAGACTCCATCCTGTACTCTTCCTTGTTGCCAGATTCTTTTGCCCAAAGTTACACCACCCGTCCGACGAAGCCCCCCAGGGCCAGAAAGACCCCCGCCACCTCTCACGGCCCAGCCAAAGAGAAACCCTTCGTGTGCCCCATGGAGAGCTGCGACCGGCGCTTCTCTCGCTCGGATGAGCTCAACCGGCACATCCGCATCCACACGGGCCACAAACCTTTCCAGTGCCGCATCTGTTTGCGCAGTTTCAGCCGTAGCGATCACCTTACCACCCACACCAGGACTCACACCGGGGAGAAGCCGTTTTCCTGCGACGTCTGCGGCAAACGGTTCGCCCGGAGCGACGAGAGGAAACGGCACGGACGCGTACACCtgaaacagaaggagaaaatggaaataaagccACAGGTGACCACCGGCGCGTGGCCATTCACTCTTCCCGAGGGAATTTGA